Sequence from the Phaeodactylum tricornutum CCAP 1055/1 chromosome 4, whole genome shotgun sequence genome:
ACTTCTTCATGATATGACTTTGAGTGGGAAAGAGATGAGGCATGGCGCGTCGATCATATCCCGTCCAAATTAGAAGTGCTAGAGAAGGATGTGGCAGGGGATACTGCTTCTAAACAAAAACCCTACCCTGGCACACATTCTCGGTGATGGCGGAATCCAATTTGTCTCGGGCCATCAGAAATGAGAGAATTACACTTGACTAGCACAGTTGCGACGAGCAATGCATTGACTGTCTGACAATTATACGCCCATCACTGCAGGAGTACTtggaattgactgtgaataggtTTTTCAACCTTCCGATCAATTCAACTTATGATTCGAAAACTTGGCTTACTCTGCTCGGTGTTCGTCCTGGTGCAGCACACGGTATCGGCGTTTCAAGTATCGGGAGTGACCGATACCTGGTTCCATTCACGCAAGTTCTCCTCCGTTTGGCATTTCGGCAAGCAAAAGAATGGACGTGGTAAAACTATGCAAGGTCAAAATATGTTACCGATGGATTTAACCACCGACACGATCGCCATAACGACGACGATAAGCGGCACTTGGCTCGCCGAAGTCCCCGTCTCACCGGAACCGATCCACACGGCTTTTACCGTCGCCACCTTTCTACCCCAACCATTTTGGCTTCTTATGATCGCTCTCCCCAACAATCCGATTACCAAGAAAATAATGGGTGGACTTGGTACGTTATGCTTTGTGGATAGAGGAATGTGCTGTGAAGTAAAATGGCGAATGGGCCTCTACTATCCAACAGAAAGGGTGAGGAATATCTTTGGTTTATCCGCCTACACGTCTACTTCGCAAACATTTCGCCGTTCGCCATGTGTTTCCACATTCGCCAATTAATTTAAATTTTCCATTTTTTACAGATATTCCTTTGCTATGCTGCTTGGTACACTTCTTCATTGTGGCTACTTCAATTGTCCAGCAAGGAGCAGGAGTAACGGCACCGCTTTCCGAGTTTAACAACGTCTTTGATCCCAGTGGCGACCCTCAAAAAGCTTTTATGGGAATGACTTCGAATTATCCAAATTTTGTCGCGGAGGAATGGTCGCACGTGTTGACCTGGGATATCTTCGTGGGCCGCTATGTGTGGATGGACGGTCTGAAACGTGGCATCTTTACTGCTCCAGCCGTTCTCTTTTGTAACCTCATTGGACCTCCCGGTTTGTTGATTCACTGGATCACTTGTAAGCTCTCCGGCAAGCCCATCTTTGAACCCTCCGAAAAACAAGAGTTTGAAAATCTCTGAGTGATTGTAAATTGAAGTCCTGTCGTGTCATTGGGGCCTTTCCAGAAACAGTTTGAAAACAAGAAGCTAGTTTAAACGAAGACATTTTGCTTTAAAAGTCTTCAACGCTACTCTGTACGTCACTGAAAGGTTAAAAATGGCAGAGAAATCCTTTTTTCTCGCGGCTGAACAGTGGCCATGTCGTTTTCATCCACTTTCGGAACAGTTGATAAATAAAAGCGCAGCAATAGCTAGTCCAGCCTACCGACATGCTTAGCAGTGCAATCTTCCAACTGGTCCGCCAAAGGCCTGCACTTGACAAGGTTCCCGGTTTTTGTCATTTTCCCGTCAAGACAGGCTAGATAGGCTTCCTGGATATCTTGGCATGGCGTGGCCTTTAGCTTTTCAACCACGGCGGCGACGCACTTGGTAAGCTGCAGGTCCATTAAACCTAAGGCGTAAGGAACCTTGATAGCGTCGAACAAGGACAATCTCTGGCAACGATTGACGTACCTTATCACCCTGCAACGAACATACAGCAGGATTGTTGTTGGCCTTTCGTGCCAACAACGACGCCTCCATAGCATCCGCACACGATATCATATAAGCCTGCCACCAAGGAAAGACATCTACGAATGAGTTGTTTAAATTGCTCTGTCATATAATCGGTTGATTTGAAACTGATCTGTCGACACTTCCACATCGATAAGATGTAAGGATTTTTTGCTCGAACAGCTTGTTTCCGTACTTACCGGGCTGTAGCTTTGCAGGACTTTCGCAGTCACCAAATCGTCCATCGTAACGTTTCACTTTTGTAGATACAAATGCAAGTAGTCAAAGCACCATTCGAGCTTGTGAGGCTAATGGAAGTACAGATGGAATATTCCGCTGCAGGACCCATCGTCGGTTTGCTTGTTTGCTTCAACTGGGTAGATGATTAGGTTTGTGGTTTCAATTAAAAATAACAAAGTTGTTGTGCGTGCTATTAGTTTGGATCCAGCGAGGCTACCTATGAAATTCTATGCTGGTAGGATAGACATTCtgcattaactgtaaatgtgtGTATTTGCTCTCGACAGTGATGCTTTCCTTAGCACGAAACCTTTCTTAATCTAATTAGTTTCTAAAACGTGCGAGTCTCGAAAGGTTTGTTGTCCAAGTGAGAGAAaggactaactgtaaaatgaCAAAGACGTGCACGGATCaattgttgactgtgagcgtcGCGGTAGATTTTGGAGAGACGTGGAAAAGGGCATGATTGTCATATAAATGAACGTTTCTATGCCTTCATCCGTGCTTGGCTTCTGAATCATTTACAATGGACCTTTACTCTCAGACATCATAGATATAGCGTACTCGATGTTCAACTATTTCCATGTATCCACTTGCACAAGAGCAAGACCTACTACCACTACGCCCTACTGTGCCAGACTGAGCCTGCGATAGGCGTCTTCCTATGGACACCAGGCTTGATTCCACGCATCGTCGCCCAAAAGACTCACCAGGCGCTCATTGTGCGGTGCGTAGAAGCGTTCCAAGTAGACTTGCATCGAGTCATCGGCGATCGGATCGTAAGAACGAACGTTTTTGGCTTCTTCATTCTGTATCGAAACGCATGGCAAATCCAAATGCTTCCAAACGGCTTCCATAGCAGTTGTTACGCCGCGTTCTCGAAAATGCTCGAGCTTCATAACCAGAAAAGCTGCGGGGTCAAACGCCACGAACCAGGGTCGAAGTTGTAGTTCGTACAATCCGCGGCTGATCAGACTGTGGGATCCCGTGTGTAACGGGACCTGTGCTAGATACCTATCGTACGCCGCGTCTTCTTCTGGGCTACCCACAAACGTATCAAAACATGCTATATCCAAAACACCGTCGTCAACATTCCAGTACGGGATCAGTCCATGCGTTTGCATCGTGCGCATATCGTCGTGCACTACCTCTCGGAACGTTTTGTTTCGCCATTCAGAGCCTCGAGCCTTTAGCTGCGCTGGTGTACCCTCTGAACTGGTAACCATGGCAAAATGTGACTCCGCCCGCCGGATGGGATTCCGTAACATTACGAAAAACTTGAGGGGCCAGTCGAAAATGTTGCGAATGCGTGGGATTACCCGACGGCTATCGAGCAAGTAGGATGGTGTGGAATCGCCTGTTAAACACGACGGATGGAGAGACAGTTCCTGGGTGAGGTAAAACTTGTGACACCAAGCGCGTTGCGCTTTGACGGACTTGAGTTTATCGTTCCAGCGCCAATCCAAACAGTGAGTTTCCCGACGGCGTGCAGGAACCACCAAAGGATGCTGGACGATGTATTCGTAGAGCGATGTGGTCCCAGCTTTTTGCGCTCCGAGGATTAAAAAGGAAGGTGTGGGACGCGACCCCCGATTCTCCAATCGATCAATCGACCGCCGTGTTTGGAGAAGTTTTTCACCGGGTCGGAGAAGAATCCGGGGGAGCAAGGGAAAGTCGGCGTCAACGTAATCGAGAATCAAATGCACCCGGTGATCAGTGTCGCAGTTGGATACGGCGTGCTTCGCCTGGTTGTTGATTTCAAACACGTGACCAGGTGTACAGGGGATGCGCTGGAGGGAATCCAGGGCTACGCCGCATTGAAAGACGACCCGATCAGGGTTCTGCACCAGAACCGGTACGTGGACGCGATGTGTGTGTCGGACCCATTCTCCCGTATCGTGGTGGACGGGAATGGTCACCCCAGGTGGCAAGGACGCCAGCAGCATGCGGACGATCCGCTGCGGTGGAATGCGCAAAACGTCCAGAATCGGTTGTACGGCCAACCGCATGTCATCGCGCCCGTGCCACCAAGGCAGTTCGTAAATATCGCGCAAAAAGTCGTCGCAAAAGACGAGAACGATTTTGTTGATACCCCAGGCATCGTGCGAGGGACGGCAGATGGCGACGTTGTGGACGGCGGCGTTGGGTTCGCTCCATAAATTGGTGATGGATTTAACGTCGGAGGCTTGAAACGTTTTGCGCTTTTGGGAACCGGAAGTGGATGGATTGGGCGACCCTGTCGTCGTGctttctgttgctgtcgtcgtcgtggttttTGTTACCGACATCGGTATCACCGGGACGGTCTGATTGTATCCTTCGCGAACCAAGTCCTGCAAGGCCGTCACATCGACAAAACCACGCGTGTTCCAAGTGGGAAAGTGTTCATCGACGACCACCCAGTCTTcccgatcgtcgtcgtcttgcGGATTCGTTGCAGATTCGATCAAGGTGGCGCTCCCCCGTGCTAGAAGGTCGTCTACGGGACGAGTCTTGTAGCGCAGAGCGATTTCCTTGCCGTCCGACACACGAACAGCTGGTGTAGGTTGCGACTGCTCCACCAACTTGTTTGCTTGTGCGTGCTGTCGATCAATTTCATCCTGCGGTGTCGGACCAGTCATGATTCAGCGTGATGGTGGGAGAAGGGGGTGGCTCACTCACTGTCCGGGAACACAAAGGCCCCGTTTCCTTGTGGAAGGGATACAACACCCCGCCCATTTTCGGCCGAAGCGAAAGCAGTTTTTTGCGTGGTGCCCAAAAGAGTCCCGTATGTACGGGAACGCGATATGTTTCCACGTGGTAATATTGGAACCGAACAGTTTGGGGAGTTTGGTCGGAGTGCGATGGTTGTGACCGTGACCGTGAGTTGGAATACTATCGGCGTGACTGACCAGTCACGTTTGGATGGGAATCCCAGGCGATGGATTGGATCAACCAGTACCGCGTACCCGCACAGGCACCAGTTCCCTCGTATAGAGATGGCGGCGCTCTACGAACCGTTGGAACGGGTTCGAGCCCAATCGCTCCGATTGGCTTTGTGCTCGAACACAAAAAAGACCCAACACCAAAGCGCTGGCCTACCCCCTCCGTTTCCTCTCACCAACCGATTACCGATCGTGTGCGTGTAAACGGAACCCTTTGTTATCGTGTTGTATTTGTTGTGACAACTAGTAATTGTCGTAACCGTTGTCGCCATGCCGTCGAAAACAGCGAGTCATAGTTCCACCGCGAATCCACACGGCAAGTCACGGGTCGCCGAGACGATCCGCATGTTGGAAGCCGAATCTTCCGATCTACGGGGTTTACTGCAGTCTATTAACGAAGCTCAATCCTTGGAATCGAACCGTCACAACCTCGAGACTGTCCTCGAAGGCCCTCAGGGTCTGGCACGTCGCTTGGGAACGGACCCCAAAGCCGGTCTCGACCGAGAAACCATCGAAACCCGCCGAGCCTGTTTCGGAGCGAATCGCCTGCCCTCCGCCCCACGCAAGACCTTTGGACAGCTCTTTCTCGACACCTTCGACGACGCTACGCTGCAGATTCTTATCGTGGCCGCACTCGTGTCGCTCGCCGTTGGCTTGTACGACGACCCCGCCACGGGCTACGTCGAAGGCTGCGCCATTCTCGCCGCCGTCCTCGTCGTATCCTTCGTGACGGCCGTCAACGACTTTCAAAAGGAATCGCAGTTTCGCGAATTgtccgccgccaacgatGCGGTAGACGTTCTTGTAGTCCGGAACAACGTACACTGGCAAATACCGGTGGATGAATTAGTCGTGGGGGACGTTGTCTGCGTCGAAGCCGGCGACCAAATACCCTGCGACGGAGTTCTCCTTGTCGCCGATGATGTCCAAGTGGACGAATCTGCCTTGACGGGAGAACCGACTGACGTGGATAAAAGTTTACAAAATGACCCTTTCGTCCTCTCCGGATGCACCATGGAAGCCGGGACGGCCAGATTCCTGGCCATTGCCGTCGGCAAAGACTCGCAGTGGGGTATCATCAAAGCGCATTTAGACAAAGAACACTCGCAGACGCCGCTACAGGAGAAGCTGGACGATATGGCGGCCATGATCGGATACATTGGTAtggcggccgccgccgctacTTTTTTAGCCATGATGTTCATCAAGGTCGTTCTCAAACCGTCCTACCTGGCTCATATTTCCGTCTTTAATTACGCGCTGGAAGCCTTTATTATCGGCGTTACCATTGTGGTAGTGGCCGTCCCGGAAGGTTTGCCTCTGGCGGTGACCATTTCCCTTGCCTTTTCTACCAAGAAAATGTTGGCCGACAAGAACCTCATTCGTCACTTGTCTGCTTGTGAGACCATGGGCAACGCCACAAACATCTGCTCCGACAAGACGGGAACCTTGACCGAAAATCGTATGACGGTGGTGAAAGGAATCTTTGCCGACACGAGGTGTGACGACACCATCAATCGGGTCCCGGTCTTGATCAACAAAAAGGCACTCGAGGTTattttggaaggaattgCCTGTTGTTCTACCGCCAAAGTGATACCAGCGCAAGCGGCCGTTGCCAACGAACACGGTATTGACGATCTGCATCTCGTCGACGATCGCCCCCACATTATTGGCAACAAGACCGAAGCCGCCTTGCTTATCCTGGCGCGTTCATCCTGGACCCCACACGACGATACCGACCAACGTCGCGTCGACGCCAACTTTGGAGCGGAAGGTGGCTCTCGTCTCTTtcctttttcgtcgtcccggaagTGCATGACGGTGTTCGTTACCAAGGACGAAGCTGCAGTCTCGGATACCAGCATTCGTACTCGTCGTGCGACCAAAAATGTCCAATCTTATACATTGTACCATAAAGGAGCGGCCGAAATTGTGTTGGATAAATGCACCAAATACCTGGACATTGACGGTaccgaaaaggaaatgtcGGACCAGAAGCGAGAAGAATTTGCCAAGCTCATTCGCGAATTTGCTTCGCAGGCACTGCGGTGTGTGGCACTAGCTCATCGTCGGGACATACAGAACGTGGTCGATCCGCAAACGGTCACACAACAGGATTGTGAAAaaaagttggaaaaggaaatgtgCCTCGACGCCATTGCGGGTATCATGGACCCCCTGCGGCCGGACGTTGTTGAAGCCGTGGCTATTTGTCAACGTGCGGGCATCTTTGTTCGTATGGTGACGGGGGATAACCTAGACACGGCGGAAGCGATTGCTAGACAAGCTGGTATTCTGACGGAAGGTACGTTGTGTCGGATCGAAGCTTGCACCTACGTTAAGACCTGTCTTATTTTCGATCAACATGATCGATCTTAGTTGTCTAACTTCAGTCAATCTAACCCTTTGACTTACTCTCGTTGCTTCCTGCAGGCGGTATTTCCATGATTGGCGAAAAATTCCGCAAGCTAACGCCCGCCCAACTCGACGAAATTCTTCCTCGTTTGCAAGTGTTGGCCCGCTCAAGTCCGGAAGACAAGCATACACTCGTCCAACGTTTGAATGGTGCAGCCATCCCGTCGACCGAATCAGAATGGTGTGAAGCGCACCCGAACAAAGACTTTGCGACCCAACGTAATTTGTTACTTCCGGGCTACAAGGACGAATGGGCCAAGAGCCGATTTGGCGTCGGGGAGGTCGTTGGAGTCACAGGAGATGGAACGAACGATGCTCCCGCACTCAAAGCGGCTGATGTCGGTTTGTCCATGGGATTAAGCGGAACGGATGTAGCCAAAAAAGCTTCAGATATTATTATTATGGACGACAACTTTGCTTCCATCGTCCGCGCCGTACTTTGGGGACGCTCGGTCTTCGACAACATTCGCAAGTTCCTTCAGTTTCAGTTGACGGTCAACGTTGTTGCCTTGACAATTACCTTTTTGGCTGCCGTCGTGGGGTACCAACCTCCCCTCAACGCGGTCATGATGCTGTGGGTCAATCTGATCATGGACACCATGGGTGCACTCGCTCTCGGTACCGAGCCACCTCTCAAGGAGCTTTTGGACCGCCGTCCATACCGCCGCGATTCCAGCTTAATTAGCCGTCCAATGTGGCGCAACATTTTGTGCCAAGCCGTCTTTCAGCTTTCACTCCTGGTCTTTTTGCTAAACAAGGGGCCCGCCATGTTTGAATGCGAAGACGGTTCCAGACATCACTTTACTATTCTTTTCAACGCTTTTGTGTTTTGCCAGGTGTTCAACGAGTTCAATGCACGTGAAATTGGAGATCGCTTTGATCCACTTCGTTCCTTGTCCGAGAGTCCCATGTTTTTACTAGTAATTGTCTTTACCATGGTGGCACAATGGGCAATCGTGGAGTTCGGAGGTGACTTCACACAGACGTATCCGTTGAGTTGGGAAGAGTGGAAGATCACCGTTGGTCTCGGAGCGATATCTTTGCCCGTCGGTTTCTTCATGCGATTGATCCCCGTTTCAGAAGATCCCTCTACGTTCGCCGGTATTGAGCGAAAGAACGGCAAGCCCAAAGAGATCTGGTTGTTGACTCCTCTTCTGATGATTCTGGTTCCAGTCTTCGTGGCCATTGTCTATCAATTGGCTTACGAAATTGACGAGTTTGCCCATGAGACCGAGCATCATTTACCATAGTTGGAGAATATTAGGAATTCATACTAAGAAGTTAAACGGAGCTTTGTCACCCTGCTTGCGACCAATTAGCTTGTTCGGAAAGTCAAGTAGCGATTGCCGAATGTGCTGACTATTAGTTTTAATTCTTACGATTGATGATAAAGTCAGCAAGTGCTAAAAGAGCTGTCGCTCGATCACCAAAAGGCTCCAGGGatttcttggcttcggccaCCAGCCGCTCTGCTTCTTCCCGGGCACCGTCTAGGCCCAAAAGCTTGGGATACGTAGTCTTGTCGGTATCTTCGTCTTTGCCGGCGGTCTTGCCTAGTTCTTCCGTGCTCTGCGTCACATCAAGAATATCATCCGCAACTTGAAAGGCCAGACCAATGTTAAGTGCGAACTGTTCACACGCTTTTACTTCTTCCGCGCTGGCTCCACCGATAATGGCCCCACTGGCAACCGCGACTTGCAGCAAGGTCGCCGTCTTGTGCGTGTGAATCCAACGCAAATCTTCGAGCGTGGCGGAACCCTTGCCTTCGCATTCCAAATCCATCACTTGCCCCCCGGCAAGACCCTTGGCGCCAACGGAGCGCCCGAGTCGCACCACCACATCCAGGACTCGGTCCGCAGCGACGCCCTTGGTCTGCTCAGCGACGTGTCTGAAGGAATCGGACAAAAGTGCGTCCCCGGCCAAGATAGCCACGTCTTCACCGTAAATCACCTGCAATACAAATTCCAGTGCATAAGTGTAAGTGAAAGGGCAGCATCGGTAACGAGTCCGGTGAGTGCGACTAGGATGGCTTTTGACAGTCGTCAAGATTCCAATACAATACGTACGTGACACGTGGGTTTCCCCCGACGCAGATCATCATTGTCCATACTCGGCAAATCGTCGTGAATCAAGCTCATGGTGTGaatcatttccaaagaaacAGCTGCCGGCATGGCGGGTGTAGAGTCTCCGTCGTTGAACATTTCACAGGCTGCCAAGCACAAGACCGGTCGAATCCGCTTGCCACCCGCCATGAGCGAGTATTTCATAGCTTCGACAATCTTTTCCGTCTCTTTCTCGGTCGATACGACGGATTCATCGAGGGCCTTTTCGATCAAAGGCAGCTTATCCGCAATGTACTGATTCAAGTCGAAGTCCGTGGCGGCAGTCGATTGCAGGGTCACTCGAGGACGAAAGTGGAAGGTAGACGGGGCGACAAAggccgacgccgacgaaaGGGTCGTCAGAGAGACCAGAGCCAACAGAGAAACGCGCATATTGGGATAAGGTATGTTTGGTTTCTACGAGTTGACTAATTGTAGGAACCAGCCGATTAATAAAATCTCCGATTTACAGTGAGAAAGTAGTATGCTTCGGTTTTGGAGGGATGTATCCGTCCTTGAACAGGCCAAGATCATCTAAtgtcgttgcttgatgttgtctcacagtcactacTACCTTACAAAATCCTCCGCTTGGCATCACGTTGCTCCAGCCAAAAGTACGCACACGGAACTTCAACCTGACAGATAATTTGACAAAATTGGTTGTGGCTTTCGTAAACAACCAGATTCCTCAAtacttgacagtgagattcCTTCCTAAAACTCTATCCCTAATTTCC
This genomic interval carries:
- a CDS encoding predicted protein, whose protein sequence is MTGPTPQDEIDRQHAQANKLVEQSQPTPAVRVSDGKEIALRYKTRPVDDLLARGSATLIESATNPQDDDDREDWVVVDEHFPTWNTRGFVDVTALQDLVREGYNQTVPVIPMSVTKTTTTTATESTTTGSPNPSTSGSQKRKTFQASDVKSITNLWSEPNAAVHNVAICRPSHDAWGINKIVLVFCDDFLRDIYELPWWHGRDDMRLAVQPILDVLRIPPQRIVRMLLASLPPGVTIPVHHDTGEWVRHTHRVHVPVLVQNPDRVVFQCGVALDSLQRIPCTPGHVFEINNQAKHAVSNCDTDHRVHLILDYVDADFPLLPRILLRPGEKLLQTRRSIDRLENRGSRPTPSFLILGAQKAGTTSLYEYIVQHPLVVPARRRETHCLDWRWNDKLKSVKAQRAWCHKFYLTQELSLHPSCLTGDSTPSYLLDSRRVIPRIRNIFDWPLKFFVMLRNPIRRAESHFAMVTSSEGTPAQLKARGSEWRNKTFREVVHDDMRTMQTHGLIPYWNVDDGVLDIACFDTFVGSPEEDAAYDRYLAQVPLHTGSHSLISRGLYELQLRPWFVAFDPAAFLVMKLEHFRERGVTTAMEAVWKHLDLPCVSIQNEEAKNVRSYDPIADDSMQVYLERFYAPHNERLVSLLGDDAWNQAWCP
- the ATPase1-2B gene encoding P2B, P type ATPase (calcium-transporting ATPase) produces the protein MPSKTASHSSTANPHGKSRVAETIRMLEAESSDLRGLLQSINEAQSLESNRHNLETVLEGPQGLARRLGTDPKAGLDRETIETRRACFGANRLPSAPRKTFGQLFLDTFDDATLQILIVAALVSLAVGLYDDPATGYVEGCAILAAVLVVSFVTAVNDFQKESQFRELSAANDAVDVLVVRNNVHWQIPVDELVVGDVVCVEAGDQIPCDGVLLVADDVQVDESALTGEPTDVDKSLQNDPFVLSGCTMEAGTARFLAIAVGKDSQWGIIKAHLDKEHSQTPLQEKLDDMAAMIGYIGMAAAAATFLAMMFIKVVLKPSYLAHISVFNYALEAFIIGVTIVVVAVPEGLPLAVTISLAFSTKKMLADKNLIRHLSACETMGNATNICSDKTGTLTENRMTVVKGIFADTRCDDTINRVPVLINKKALEVILEGIACCSTAKVIPAQAAVANEHGIDDLHLVDDRPHIIGNKTEAALLILARSSWTPHDDTDQRRVDANFGAEGGSRLFPFSSSRKCMTVFVTKDEAAVSDTSIRTRRATKNVQSYTLYHKGAAEIVLDKCTKYLDIDGTEKEMSDQKREEFAKLIREFASQALRCVALAHRRDIQNVVDPQTVTQQDCEKKLEKEMCLDAIAGIMDPLRPDVVEAVAICQRAGIFVRMVTGDNLDTAEAIARQAGILTEGGISMIGEKFRKLTPAQLDEILPRLQVLARSSPEDKHTLVQRLNGAAIPSTESEWCEAHPNKDFATQRNLLLPGYKDEWAKSRFGVGEVVGVTGDGTNDAPALKAADVGLSMGLSGTDVAKKASDIIIMDDNFASIVRAVLWGRSVFDNIRKFLQFQLTVNVVALTITFLAAVVGYQPPLNAVMMLWVNLIMDTMGALALGTEPPLKELLDRRPYRRDSSLISRPMWRNILCQAVFQLSLLVFLLNKGPAMFECEDGSRHHFTILFNAFVFCQVFNEFNAREIGDRFDPLRSLSESPMFLLVIVFTMVAQWAIVEFGGDFTQTYPLSWEEWKITVGLGAISLPVGFFMRLIPVSEDPSTFAGIERKNGKPKEIWLLTPLLMILVPVFVAIVYQLAYEIDEFAHETEHHLP
- a CDS encoding predicted protein, with protein sequence MDDLVTAKVLQSYSPAYMISCADAMEASLLARKANNNPAVCSLQGDKRLSLFDAIKVPYALGLMDLQLTKCVAAVVEKLKATPCQDIQEAYLACLDGKMTKTGNLVKCRPLADQLEDCTAKHVGRLD
- a CDS encoding predicted protein, whose translation is MIRKLGLLCSVFVLVQHTVSAFQVSGVTDTWFHSRKFSSVWHFGKQKNGRGKTMQGQNMLPMDLTTDTIAITTTISGTWLAEVPVSPEPIHTAFTVATFLPQPFWLLMIALPNNPITKKIMGGLDIPLLCCLVHFFIVATSIVQQGAGVTAPLSEFNNVFDPSGDPQKAFMGMTSNYPNFVAEEWSHVLTWDIFVGRYVWMDGLKRGIFTAPAVLFCNLIGPPGLLIHWITCKLSGKPIFEPSEKQEFENL
- a CDS encoding farnesyltranstransferase (expressed protein putatively targeted to plastid, biosynthesis of carotenoids) translates to MRVSLLALVSLTTLSSASAFVAPSTFHFRPRVTLQSTAATDFDLNQYIADKLPLIEKALDESVVSTEKETEKIVEAMKYSLMAGGKRIRPVLCLAACEMFNDGDSTPAMPAAVSLEMIHTMSLIHDDLPSMDNDDLRRGKPTCHVIYGEDVAILAGDALLSDSFRHVAEQTKGVAADRVLDVVVRLGRSVGAKGLAGGQVMDLECEGKGSATLEDLRWIHTHKTATLLQVAVASGAIIGGASAEEVKACEQFALNIGLAFQVADDILDVTQSTEELGKTAGKDEDTDKTTYPKLLGLDGAREEAERLVAEAKKSLEPFGDRATALLALADFIINRKN